CAGAAGGGAAGTAATAATAAATGAGATCATATAACAAGTCAATTGAAGCTTTTGAAGAGGCAAAACAAGTACTTCCTGGTGGAGTAAATAGTCCGGTACGTGCATTTAAAAGTGTTAATATGTCACCAATTTTTATGAGTCATGGAAAAGGTTCTAAAATATATGATATAGACGGAAATGAGTATATAGATTATGTATTATCATGGGGACCTCTAATTTTAGGTCACTCAAATGATCGTGTAGTTGAAGGTTTAAAGAAAACAGCAGAAACTGGAACTAGCTTTGGGGCACCAACATTAAAAGAAACAGAATTAGCTAAACTTGTAATCGAAAGAGTGCCTTCAATTGAAGTTGTTCGAATGGTTAACTCAGGAACAGAAGCGACAATGAGTGCTTTACGTCTTGCTCGCGGATATACTGGTCGAAACAAAATCTTGAAATTTGAAGGATGCTACCACGGACATGGTGATTCCTTATTAATTAAAGCAGGTTCTGGTGTAGCTACACTTGGATTACCAGATAGTCCTGGTGTACCTGAAGGTGTTGCATCTAATACAATCACTGTTCCTTATAATGATTTAGAAAGTATAAAATATGCTTTTGAACAATTTGGAGATGACCTAGCAGCGGTAATTGTTGAGCCAGTTGCAGGTAATATGGGTGTTGTTCCACCAGTTGAAGGTTTCTTAGAAGGCTTAAGAGAAATTACGACTCAATATGGTACATTATTGATTTTTGATGAAGTTATGACGGGCTTCCGTGTAGGATATAATTGTGCACAAGGTCATTTTGGTGTAACACCCGATATCACTTGCTTAGGAAAAGTGATCGGTGGAGGTTTACCAGTAGGTGCATATGGTGGTAAAGCTGAAATCATGAATCAAATTGCTCCAAGTGGTCCAATTTATCAAGCTGGAACTCTTTCAGGAAATCCTTTAGCGATGACGGCTGGTTACGAAACATTAAGTCAGCTATCTAAAGAAGATTATGTAGAATTTAACCGAAAAGCTGATTTACTAGAAGCTGGTTATAAAGCTGCTGCTGAAAAATACAATATTCCACATTGTATTAATCGTGCAGGTTCAATGGTTGGATTCTTTTTCACAAACGAAAAAGTTGAAAATTACGAAACAGCAAAAACTTCTAATTTAGAAATGTTTGCTAAATACTATCAACTAATGGCTGAACAAGGTGTCTTCTTACCACCATCACAATTTGAAGGTCTATTCCTATCAACTTCACATACAGACGAAGATATTCAAAAAACGATTGCAGCTGCTGAATACGCATTTTCGCAATTAGTTTAAATTAAAGTGGTGTCCTATTTTTAGGGCACCATTTTTTGTTATAGAAAATAGAGTTGGTAAAGCTTCAGTAGAACGACTGTAGAGAAAAATAGAGAAGTTCAAGCTACAAATAGATAGAGAGGGGAACCTGCAAATAAGATGCTAGTCTATGTAAAAATAGATGAAATTAACTTGTAAATTTTACCCATACCAGTTAAGGGATATTGACCTAAAAACCGAAGAAAAATCTATAAATCTGATCGAGCGAATGAAAAACACCCTTTAGTTCCCCATCTCCTAATTATAAAAAATTTCAAGGACATAGTTGCCCATTTTTTTCTTCAGCTTTTTCTGATACTATTCGTCCAGTGCTTCATAAATGCCGCTTTTAATTTTTTTTTTCCTATTCCCTTATCATGTTTTTCTTTATTCCAGCAATTATTAAACCTTTCTTAATATAAAATAACAATCTTTTCTTCATAAATTTTTCGTTTCTTTCATAAAAATGTAATGTCATAGACCAAATTGGACGATGAGAGGAGGACATTAACGTGTCTTCAGAAAATCAAACAAATATTCGCTTTTCATTGAAAGAAACTGTCTGGTTCCAAAAAGGACAGGAAGTTAAAGAGGTAAGGTCACTCTCGTTAAATCCAGACATTACTATACAGCAATTTGAAGAATATGTTCAAGTGAAGGGTGTCTTAACCCTAGGAGGTAATTACACACCTGATTTGACGAATCAAGGTGAATATTACTCATTAAGGGAATTAGCACCTTCAAGAATGATCGAAAATGTAGTCGTTCTTGAAGATGGAAGTTGTGAAATGAATCATCAGTTCCCTGTAGATATTTCAATACCATTAACTAGGATTACTGATCTTGAAAATCTATGTGTTTCTGTAGAGACATTTGATTATCAAATAGCTGAAAAAGGTAGTATTCAAATTGCTGCTGATTTATGTATTTCTGGTTTACATGACCATAATAGAGCAGTAGAAACTTATCAAGAACAAAGAGGGTATGAGCAGTATAATAGCTATGCATACGAAAATGAATATCGCTCAAGTAATGAAGGAAATGAAGGATATAAGTATCAAGAAGAAAGAGAGCAAGAGGAACAATTCCAATTCTTTCATCAACCAACTTCAGAACAGGAAACAAGTGAACAAGATAATCTTTACGGAAGTGATTGGATTCAATCCCTTGAAGAGAATGATGAGCAAGAAGAACAAGACACATATCCTGGGCAACCTACTTACTTAGAGGTATTTCAGCCTGAAGAAGTAGTTGAAGATCGAGTTGAAGCAGTTGAAAATGAAGTGGAACATTATTATGAGTTAGAAGAAAGCGATGAACAAAGTTATGAAGAGGAACAACAAGTAGGAGAACAATTTAATGTTGAAATTATGGCCCAGTCAGAGCAGACAGAACAGTTAGAAGAACAATTAGAGTCTCAAGAGGAAGAAGAATATGAAGAAGTATTTAGAGGCTTTAATATATCAGCTGAAGCAATAGAGCCACAAGCAATGGAACCACAAGCAGTGGATACAACCCCGAGCTTCTTAATGAATAATAATAATGCAGAAGCTAGTCAAAGTGAAAATGATGAACAGGAATCTAACAATGTAAATAATACGTATAATGAGCGACCTAGTTTCTTGAATAATGATTTTAATGTACACAGTTATTTAAACAATTCATTAAATAGTAGACCTAGCTTCTTAGATAATGATTTTAGCACTTTGCAAAATGTTAATAATGAAAATAATGCTCAAAAAGAAATAGAAAAATATGAAGAACTATATAATCGAACTTTAGAGCAAAACTATCAACCATATGTTAACCAACAATATCAGCAAGCACCATTTGCTTATAATCAAAATCAGGAACAACAATTCTATCAAAATCCATTCCCGCAAGTAAATCAAGAAAATAATTTCGCCAATCCAAATGATGTTCGTCAAACACCACCATATTATGCGGATTATTATCAAGCTCAAGTGGAGCAGCAAGAAGCACCACCACCTGAATTACCAAAAGTAGAAATAAAAGCTGATCCAGTTAGTAAAAAGGAAGTAAAAGAAGAAGTAAGCGAAGCAAGAAGTGTTAAAAGTGACAATCTACTATCAAGTTTGTTTACTGGCGAAGGAAGAGAAGATTCTTATACTAAATTAAAATTATATTTAGCTCAAAATGGAGATACAATTGAATCTGTAGCTAAGAAATATAACTTACAAACTCAGCAGTTGAATCGAGTTAATAACTTGACTGATGAATTTTTATCGGAAGGCCAGATCATTTATATTCCTGTAACTGCTATAAAACAATAACAATATGGTGAGAGCTTTGTATTATTTAAGACACTTGTCTACTAATACAAGGCTTTTACGCATTTAGAAAGTGAGAGTGACGCATCTTGTATAGAAAACCTAAAGATGAAATAAGCGTCATTTTAGCACAGTATCATATTGTACCAAATTATTTTGAAACTGTTGGTAAGGTAGTTAAGATTTATACAAATCAAGGTGTATTCGCACTAAAAGAGGCGAATGTGAATCGTGTATATAGAAATAATTTGATTGAAAATGTGCGTTCTTTACAAGATAAAGGCTTTCGAAATGTTGTACCAATATATCATACCCAGAGTGGAGATTATATTGTTGAATTTAATACGAAGCATTACTATTTAATGCCGTGGATTGAAAGTGTTGATGAAAAGGCAGATGAGAATTTACATTTTCAACGAATGTTTACTTCACTAGGTAAGATGCACAACAGTACACAAAAAGAGAAAAAGGTAGATAAAGATCAATTACAAACCCATTATGATACGTTAACAAAAAGGTGGAGTAAAGATAAAGAAGTATTGGAAAATTTCATTGAAGTTGCAGAAGGAAATTGGTATATGTCACCTTATGAATTAAGCTATTGTACGTATTTCCATAAAATATTAAGTGCACATCAATTTGCTAAGGGACAGTTAGATGAATGGTTTAAAAAAATGAAAGAAACTGAAAATACTAGAGTTGTCATGAACCATGGAAATTTATCAATTTCTCACTTTCTTGTAAATAAAAGAGGTGAAGGTGTCTTTATCAATCTAGAAAATGCACAAGAAACTACACCAATTCAAGATTTAACGAACTATTATAAGAATTCTTTTAAAACATATCCTATTCAGCAACCCGATCGTAATAATTGGCTTAAAATGTATGAAAAGAATTTTTCATTAAGAGAAGAGGAAAGAATGTTATTTTTAAGCTATATGGCATATCCAACACAGTTTTCTTCCAAAATTTCTAAATATTTAAAGCGATCCGGGGTTAATAATGAAAAAGACAATGTAAGAGATTTATTAAATGCATACTGGCATATGATTAATATTGAATATTTTGTTTCTAAAATACAAGAGGATATTGAAGCAGAGAAATCGATAGATAGTTAACGCGTTTCTGACTGCATCATTAAGAGAGAAAATAAAAACATCTATCCAAAAAATGTATCACCGCATTAATGATAGCAACATGGATAGATGTTTTTTATGTTTATTATTTTACATGACGTTTAATAGCATTTACTACACTTTTACGTACAAAATCCTTGTCCGTAATATGATCCTTTGAAAAAGAGATTCGAACATTATTTTCATCAGTTCCAAATAACTTAGAAAACTTACTATTTGTTTCTTTTTGTTTTTGATTTAGTTGAAGGATTAAGTCGACTGTTTTGTCAAAGCTTAAATAGTTAACTTCAACCTCCTCTAATTTTCCACGGAATTCGCCATTCATTGGGTAAAATTCAAATTCTTGAATAATTTTCCCATATTTCTTTTTATTTTCACTATCTCTTAAGACAAATCCTTCTTCTTGAAGTGCCTGAATTACCGTTTTTAAGCCGACTGAAGGAACTACCTGAACTCCATCAGCATCATATTGGTCAACAGCTTTTTCTATTTCTAAATGAGTTTTAATCCAAATATGGGATTTGTGAAGTGATACTGGTGTATTTTCAGATAAAGTGAAAAAGAAAGGAATAATAACTTCTTCATTTGCATTTATAATACGATCAACTGATACGATAAATTTTTGTAAAGTACCATTCTTATTAATAATCTTATCATTTGATTCAACTTGATATTCAGTCATTACATGTAAAAAGACGGAATCTAGTTCTTGTTTAACTCGACCACCTTTTATATATAATTCACCTTTTACTCGTTCTCCAGCTTGATATTCTTTTTTTTCAAGCTTTGTATCGATTCTCGTTCCACCGATTCCGAGAACACGAGCTAATGTATTTTTAAATAAACCCATGAATATCCCCCTAAAAAATTATATCTACATATTATATAATTAT
This genomic interval from Gottfriedia acidiceleris contains the following:
- a CDS encoding sporulation protein, which encodes MGLFKNTLARVLGIGGTRIDTKLEKKEYQAGERVKGELYIKGGRVKQELDSVFLHVMTEYQVESNDKIINKNGTLQKFIVSVDRIINANEEVIIPFFFTLSENTPVSLHKSHIWIKTHLEIEKAVDQYDADGVQVVPSVGLKTVIQALQEEGFVLRDSENKKKYGKIIQEFEFYPMNGEFRGKLEEVEVNYLSFDKTVDLILQLNQKQKETNSKFSKLFGTDENNVRISFSKDHITDKDFVRKSVVNAIKRHVK
- the hemL gene encoding glutamate-1-semialdehyde 2,1-aminomutase, whose product is MRSYNKSIEAFEEAKQVLPGGVNSPVRAFKSVNMSPIFMSHGKGSKIYDIDGNEYIDYVLSWGPLILGHSNDRVVEGLKKTAETGTSFGAPTLKETELAKLVIERVPSIEVVRMVNSGTEATMSALRLARGYTGRNKILKFEGCYHGHGDSLLIKAGSGVATLGLPDSPGVPEGVASNTITVPYNDLESIKYAFEQFGDDLAAVIVEPVAGNMGVVPPVEGFLEGLREITTQYGTLLIFDEVMTGFRVGYNCAQGHFGVTPDITCLGKVIGGGLPVGAYGGKAEIMNQIAPSGPIYQAGTLSGNPLAMTAGYETLSQLSKEDYVEFNRKADLLEAGYKAAAEKYNIPHCINRAGSMVGFFFTNEKVENYETAKTSNLEMFAKYYQLMAEQGVFLPPSQFEGLFLSTSHTDEDIQKTIAAAEYAFSQLV
- the ysxE gene encoding spore coat protein YsxE; this encodes MYRKPKDEISVILAQYHIVPNYFETVGKVVKIYTNQGVFALKEANVNRVYRNNLIENVRSLQDKGFRNVVPIYHTQSGDYIVEFNTKHYYLMPWIESVDEKADENLHFQRMFTSLGKMHNSTQKEKKVDKDQLQTHYDTLTKRWSKDKEVLENFIEVAEGNWYMSPYELSYCTYFHKILSAHQFAKGQLDEWFKKMKETENTRVVMNHGNLSISHFLVNKRGEGVFINLENAQETTPIQDLTNYYKNSFKTYPIQQPDRNNWLKMYEKNFSLREEERMLFLSYMAYPTQFSSKISKYLKRSGVNNEKDNVRDLLNAYWHMINIEYFVSKIQEDIEAEKSIDS
- a CDS encoding LysM peptidoglycan-binding domain-containing protein, whose protein sequence is MSSENQTNIRFSLKETVWFQKGQEVKEVRSLSLNPDITIQQFEEYVQVKGVLTLGGNYTPDLTNQGEYYSLRELAPSRMIENVVVLEDGSCEMNHQFPVDISIPLTRITDLENLCVSVETFDYQIAEKGSIQIAADLCISGLHDHNRAVETYQEQRGYEQYNSYAYENEYRSSNEGNEGYKYQEEREQEEQFQFFHQPTSEQETSEQDNLYGSDWIQSLEENDEQEEQDTYPGQPTYLEVFQPEEVVEDRVEAVENEVEHYYELEESDEQSYEEEQQVGEQFNVEIMAQSEQTEQLEEQLESQEEEEYEEVFRGFNISAEAIEPQAMEPQAVDTTPSFLMNNNNAEASQSENDEQESNNVNNTYNERPSFLNNDFNVHSYLNNSLNSRPSFLDNDFSTLQNVNNENNAQKEIEKYEELYNRTLEQNYQPYVNQQYQQAPFAYNQNQEQQFYQNPFPQVNQENNFANPNDVRQTPPYYADYYQAQVEQQEAPPPELPKVEIKADPVSKKEVKEEVSEARSVKSDNLLSSLFTGEGREDSYTKLKLYLAQNGDTIESVAKKYNLQTQQLNRVNNLTDEFLSEGQIIYIPVTAIKQ